TCCCAGCGCCTGCAGCCGCTGGGTCACCGGATTGCTGCGCAGGTCCGAGCCCTGCACCTCGTAGCCCAGGTTGAGCATCACCTCGGCGATACCGCTCATGCCGGCGCCGCCGATGCCGACGAAATGCACCCGGCGCACCCGGCCCATGCCCTGGGGTTGCCCTGCGCTCAGGCTGCGCGTATCGATCATGCCGCCCTCCCCGCCGCCGGTTCCAGGCAGCTGTCGGCCACCGCGCGCGCGGCGTCCGGCAGGGCCAGGCCGCGCGCGGCGCGCGCCATGCCCAGCAGTCGTTGACGGTCGTTCAGCAGTTCCTTCAGCAGGGTCTGCAGGCGCTCAGCGCTCAGTTCCGTCTGCTGCACCAGCACGCCGGCACCGGCCTCGCTGAGGTAGCGCGCATTGCCGGTCTGGTGATCGTCGACCGCGTGCGGATAGGGCACCAGGATCGCGCCCACGCCGGCGGCGGCCAGTTCGGCCACGGTCAGCGCCCCGGCCCGGCAGATCACCAGATCGGCCCAGGCATAGGCCCGCGCCATATCCTCGATGAAGGGCTGCACCTCGGCCTCGACGCCGGCCTCGACATAGGCCCGGCGCGCCCCTTCGATATCGCGGCTGCCCGCCTGATGCCGGATCACCGGCCGCGCCTCCGCGGCCATTTCTGCGATTGCGGCAGGCACGGTGCGGTTGAGCGCGGCCGCGCCCAGACTGCCGCCGAGCACCAGCAGATGGACAGGTTCGTCGCTGCGCGCGGCAAAGCGCGTCTCCGGCAGCGGCAGATTCGCGATCGTCTCGCGCACCGGATTGCCCACCTGCCGCACCGACCGCTTCGCACCGAAGCTGTCGGGGAAGGCCACCAGTACCCGTGCCGCCAGCGGTGCCAGCAGGCGGTTGGTCAGCCCGGCCACGGAATTCTGTTCATGGATGACCAGAGGCCGGCGATTGAGCCAGGCCATCACCCCGCCCGGCCCGGTGACAAAACCGCCCATGCCCAGCACGGCCCGCGGCCGCACCCGGCGCATCACCCGCCAGGCCTGGTACAGGGCATGCGCCAGCATCAGCGGCGCAAGCAGCAGTCTGGTCACGCCCTTGCCGCGCAGCCCGCTGACCTCGATCCACTCGACCGGATAGCCGGCCGCCGGCACCACCCGGGCCTCCAGCCCCTTGCGCGTGCCCAACCACACCACCGGCACCTCGCGGCGGCTCAGTTCGTCGGCCACGGCCAGTGCCGGGTAGACGTGTCCACCGGTACCGCCGGCCATCACCAGCACGGGCGCCTGTGCCGTCACCGCGTTCATGCGCGTCGCTCCCGGCCCGTGCCGCGCCGGCGCGGCCGGCGGCGGTCATTGTTGATGTTGTGCACCGAACAGCGGGTCTCGTAGTCGATACGCAGCAGCAGACCGATGGCCACGCACATCACCAGCAGACTGCTGCCGCCGTAGCTCATCAAGGGCAGGGTCAGGCCCTTGGTCGGCAGCAGCCCCATGTTGACGCCCATGTTGATCAGGGCCTGCAGTCCGATCAGGGTGCCGATGCCATAGGCGAGATAGGCGGCAAACGGTTCGTCGGCCTGCTGCGCCACGGCGGCGATGGCAAAGGCGCGCCAGACCAGGAAGGCGAAACCGGCCAGCACCAGCAGCACACCGAACATACCCAGTTCCTCGGCCAGGATGGCGAACAGGAAGTCGGTGTGGGCTTCGGGCAGATAGAACAGTTTCTGCACGCTCGCGCCCAGGCCGACCCCGAACCACTCACCGCGGCCGATGGCGATCAGCGACTGGGTCAGCTGGTAACCGCTGTTGAAGGGATCGGCGAAGGGGTCGAGGAAGGCGGTCAGGCGCGCCATGCGATAGGGCGAGGACACCGCCAGCAGGGCGAACGCCCCGCCGGCCAGGGCCACCAGGGCACCGAACTGCCACAACCGCACCCCGGCCAGGAACATCATGGTCAGGGCCGTGACCACCAGCACCACCATGGCGCCGAAGTCCGGCTGGGCCAGCAGCAGCGTGGCCACCAGGCCCAGCATCAACATGGGCTTGAAGAAGCCGCTGAACTGCTCGCGCACCTCCTCGGCCCGACGCACCAGATAGCTGGCCAGGTAGATCAGTACCAGGAGTTTGGCCGGTTCGGACACCTGCAGATTGACCGGCCCGACCCCGATCCAGCGGGTGCTGCCGTTGACCGTCTTGCCCACACCGGGGATGAGCACCAGCACCAGCAGCCCCAGGGCCAGGAACAGGGCAACCATCCCGAAGCGCGACCACAGACTCAGGCGGATGCCGAAGGCGGCCGCGGCGGCGAGCAGACCCACCCCCATGTAGGCGGCCTGGCGCAGCACATAATAG
This sequence is a window from Thiohalobacter thiocyanaticus. Protein-coding genes within it:
- the ftsW gene encoding putative lipid II flippase FtsW; protein product: MTALLARLGWVRNGQGLRCPRLDPGLLLVTAALMGLGLVMVASASVTPADRELQQPFYYVLRQAAYMGVGLLAAAAAFGIRLSLWSRFGMVALFLALGLLVLVLIPGVGKTVNGSTRWIGVGPVNLQVSEPAKLLVLIYLASYLVRRAEEVREQFSGFFKPMLMLGLVATLLLAQPDFGAMVVLVVTALTMMFLAGVRLWQFGALVALAGGAFALLAVSSPYRMARLTAFLDPFADPFNSGYQLTQSLIAIGRGEWFGVGLGASVQKLFYLPEAHTDFLFAILAEELGMFGVLLVLAGFAFLVWRAFAIAAVAQQADEPFAAYLAYGIGTLIGLQALINMGVNMGLLPTKGLTLPLMSYGGSSLLVMCVAIGLLLRIDYETRCSVHNINNDRRRPRRRGTGRERRA
- the murG gene encoding undecaprenyldiphospho-muramoylpentapeptide beta-N-acetylglucosaminyltransferase, which translates into the protein MNAVTAQAPVLVMAGGTGGHVYPALAVADELSRREVPVVWLGTRKGLEARVVPAAGYPVEWIEVSGLRGKGVTRLLLAPLMLAHALYQAWRVMRRVRPRAVLGMGGFVTGPGGVMAWLNRRPLVIHEQNSVAGLTNRLLAPLAARVLVAFPDSFGAKRSVRQVGNPVRETIANLPLPETRFAARSDEPVHLLVLGGSLGAAALNRTVPAAIAEMAAEARPVIRHQAGSRDIEGARRAYVEAGVEAEVQPFIEDMARAYAWADLVICRAGALTVAELAAAGVGAILVPYPHAVDDHQTGNARYLSEAGAGVLVQQTELSAERLQTLLKELLNDRQRLLGMARAARGLALPDAARAVADSCLEPAAGRAA